In Streptacidiphilus sp. P02-A3a, the DNA window CCGACGCGCCGCTCCCTGGTCCCGGGCTGGCTTTCCTGTCGGTTGCATGGCAAAAATAAACCGACCAGAAGGCCCGTTCCCGCTCCACCCGGGGCGGGGGGAGCCGGAGCGGGGTGCCGCGGGCGACACCCCCGAAACGGAGGCGCGCATGCTGTTGGTGACGGGGGCGAGCGGCACGGTGGGCCGCGAGGTGATCGGGCTGCTGCCACCCGGGCAACCCGCCCGGGTACTGCTGCGGGACCCGGCCCGGGCCGGGACGATCAGCGGACGCCCCGGGCTGCAGGTCGTCCCGGGCGACTACGACGACCGGCGCAGCTTGGCGGCGGCGATGGCCGGAGTCCGCGCGGTGTTCCAGGTCACCTGCGACCCGAACCGCCCGGAGCAGGACCAGGCCCTGATCGACGCGGCCCGCGCGGCCGGGGTGCGGCAGCTGGTGAAGCTCTCCGCACTCGCGGTGAGCGACCCGGAGGCGGACGACCTGATCACCCGCTGGCAGCGGGACAGCGAGCAGCGGGTGCGCGCCTCGGGACTGTGCTGGACCCTGCTGCGGCCGCGGGCGTTCATGTCCAACGCGCTCCGCTGGGCCGACTCGGTGCGCACCGCGTCCGTGGTCCGGGCGCTGCACGGCACCGCTCCGCACGCCTGCGTCGACCCCCGGGACGTGGCCCGAGTGGCGGTGCGGGCCCTCACCGAGCCCGGACACGAGGGTCGGACCTACGCGCTCACCGGGCCGGAGCCGGTGAGCCCGGCGCAGCAGGTCGGGATGCTCGCGCAGGTGCTCGGCCGACCGCTGCGGTTCGAGGAACTGACCGAGGAACAGGCCCGGCAGGGGCTGCTCCGGCGCTACCCGCCGGAGCTGGCCGAGGCGCTGCTGGCCAGTGCCGCCCGCCAGCGGGACGGCGGCAAGGCGCTGGTGACCGGAACCGTCGCCCGGCTCACCGGACGCGCTCCGGGCAGCTTCCGGGCCTGGGCCCGCGACCACGCGCACGCCTTCGGCGATCCGGTCCCGGCCGCCCACTGACCCGCGCGCACTAACAGCACGCGTGGTCTGTTTTCCCCAGGTCGCCGACCGACAAACAAACCGGTGGTGCTGTTATTTTCGCGCCGAGCCGGCCGGGTCGAACGGGTACCGGGCCAGGGCCTCCGGGGCCGCCAGGCGGGGCAGCAGCAGCCGCCAGAACGCCAGCAGCGCGTCCTCGGAGAGCCAGATCGGATCGGTCCGGCCCAGGATCTCGAAGCCCGCCGTAGTCGCCGTGATGGTCTGCGCGGCGTCCTTCGGCGGCACCCCCTCGGCCAGCGTCCGCTCCGCCGCGGCCCCGTCCAGACGGGCCGCGACGAAGGCCTCCCAGGCCGCCCGGGGATCCGCCCGGCCGATCCCCGAGGTGCCCTCGTAGCGCATCCGGAAAGCCGCCCTGACCACCACGTCCTCACGCAGCAGCGCAGCCAGCGCGTGTGTGCTGTCGATGAGTTGCTGCAACGACGGGAGCGCCGGGAGGTCCCCGCCGACCGGCTCCCAGAGCCGCGCCAGCGCCTGCATCGCCTCGTCCTCGACCGCCGCCGCGAGGGCTTCCTTGGTGTCGAAGTGGAAGTGCAGCGCACCGTTGCTGACCCCGGCCGCGCCGCTGATCTCGGCGAGTCCGGCGTCGCGGAACCCGTGCGTGTCGAAGCTCTGCGCGGCTGACTGTATGAGGCGCCGCCGCGTGAGGGCGGCGCGGCCTTGCTGGGCCATTGATACTCCTGGCTGCTGGCAGGGTAGCCGAGGACGCGGCCGTACCGAGGCTTGAGGATCTTAGCGTAATTTAGAAACCAGGCAGGACGTTTCGAGAATAAAAAAACCGGGTGGTTTGACTTTTATTGGCCTCGCGACTAGTCTCGCCGCGTGAGCAGCGCGGCCTCGAAGGTCAGGAGTACGTCCATGCAGAGCTCCGCCGACCTCGACGCCCCCGGCCCGGCCCCGGCCCGCCCGGGCCGACCACAGCCGGAGCACCGCCGCGGCCGCCCCGGCCACCGCCGCCGGGAGCAGCTGCTCTGGGAGGCCGCCGCCCGCAGCGAACGCCGTCGGCTGGCCCGGGAGATCCACGACCAGCTGGGCGCCACCCTGGCGCTGACCCTGCGGTTCCTGG includes these proteins:
- a CDS encoding NAD(P)H-binding protein, with amino-acid sequence MLLVTGASGTVGREVIGLLPPGQPARVLLRDPARAGTISGRPGLQVVPGDYDDRRSLAAAMAGVRAVFQVTCDPNRPEQDQALIDAARAAGVRQLVKLSALAVSDPEADDLITRWQRDSEQRVRASGLCWTLLRPRAFMSNALRWADSVRTASVVRALHGTAPHACVDPRDVARVAVRALTEPGHEGRTYALTGPEPVSPAQQVGMLAQVLGRPLRFEELTEEQARQGLLRRYPPELAEALLASAARQRDGGKALVTGTVARLTGRAPGSFRAWARDHAHAFGDPVPAAH
- a CDS encoding ScbR family autoregulator-binding transcription factor; protein product: MAQQGRAALTRRRLIQSAAQSFDTHGFRDAGLAEISGAAGVSNGALHFHFDTKEALAAAVEDEAMQALARLWEPVGGDLPALPSLQQLIDSTHALAALLREDVVVRAAFRMRYEGTSGIGRADPRAAWEAFVAARLDGAAAERTLAEGVPPKDAAQTITATTAGFEILGRTDPIWLSEDALLAFWRLLLPRLAAPEALARYPFDPAGSARK